A single genomic interval of Fructobacillus americanaquae harbors:
- a CDS encoding bacterial Ig-like domain-containing protein: MGHTFTIPVTDFQYSLALTIGGSTGAYSNLQTVSVDSFTFAPVQNNTVSRTINYVDQNGNKNAASTVQSAIYRRQGTLVNNQPTYTDWQLASGVNSNNFVSVTAPTIPGYTVESNQSTYFSSLMVNNDSGQLVYNVVYDKNSGQTTLNAQDSTIVAGPSAQWSPSQNFLSAVDQNDSGVDLSKVQVSGSVQTTIPGSYPINYTYTDTAGKTITKTVTVTVVPSKSSLQAKDSTLVVNTKWNPSANITSATDENGNILDLSQVQVSGNVDTSTPGTYPVTYSYTDASGNQHTQQVNVTVINSQSALTVKDSTIFVNDSWKPADNLTAATDEYGHPVDISKISISGNVDTSKAGTYPVTYSYTDGQGKSFKVVANVTVKDNQTQLQGQNSTLIAGPKTTWKPSDNLQTATDANGNPLAINQVQVSGNVNPQQPGNYQVTSSYVDQQGYYHSTPATVTVVASQASVNAQDSTVVAGPNVQWSAKDNFLTATDDTGQQVDFSQVQTTGNVDAQTPGVYPITYTYTDSQGNSYAKTINVTVVSSKNGVVTKDSTLVAGPNTQ; the protein is encoded by the coding sequence TTGGGACACACATTTACCATTCCAGTTACTGATTTCCAATATTCATTGGCTCTAACAATTGGAGGATCAACTGGTGCATATAGCAACTTACAAACGGTTTCAGTCGATTCATTTACTTTTGCTCCAGTACAAAATAACACGGTTTCGCGGACCATCAACTATGTCGATCAAAATGGTAATAAAAATGCGGCCTCAACGGTTCAGTCTGCCATTTATCGGCGGCAGGGAACCTTGGTTAACAACCAACCAACTTATACTGATTGGCAGTTGGCCAGTGGGGTAAACAGTAATAATTTTGTCTCAGTCACTGCACCAACGATTCCTGGCTATACGGTCGAAAGTAATCAATCCACTTATTTTTCGTCATTGATGGTTAACAATGATTCGGGTCAGCTGGTTTACAATGTTGTTTATGATAAGAATAGTGGGCAAACGACCTTGAATGCACAGGATAGTACGATTGTTGCCGGCCCTAGCGCCCAATGGTCTCCTAGCCAAAACTTCTTAAGTGCCGTGGACCAAAATGACTCAGGTGTTGACTTAAGTAAGGTACAAGTCAGTGGTTCAGTGCAAACGACGATTCCGGGTTCTTATCCAATTAACTATACTTATACCGATACTGCTGGCAAAACGATTACCAAGACGGTTACTGTTACCGTTGTTCCAAGTAAAAGTAGTCTGCAAGCCAAGGACAGTACCTTAGTTGTCAATACAAAGTGGAATCCCAGTGCAAACATTACCAGTGCTACCGATGAAAATGGGAATATTCTTGATTTAAGTCAGGTTCAGGTTTCCGGTAATGTTGATACTAGCACCCCAGGGACATATCCTGTTACTTATAGCTATACGGATGCTAGCGGTAACCAACATACACAGCAAGTAAATGTCACTGTCATTAATAGTCAAAGCGCTTTGACTGTAAAGGATAGCACAATTTTTGTTAATGATAGCTGGAAACCGGCGGACAATTTAACGGCTGCCACTGATGAATATGGTCATCCAGTTGATATTAGTAAAATCAGTATTTCTGGTAATGTAGATACCAGCAAAGCTGGTACCTATCCTGTCACTTATAGTTATACGGATGGCCAAGGAAAGTCCTTCAAGGTTGTCGCGAACGTGACCGTTAAGGATAATCAAACACAGCTTCAGGGACAAAACAGTACCTTGATTGCAGGGCCAAAGACAACTTGGAAGCCAAGTGATAATTTACAAACGGCGACAGATGCTAATGGTAATCCACTAGCAATTAACCAAGTACAGGTTTCTGGCAATGTTAATCCACAACAACCAGGTAACTACCAAGTCACCTCTAGCTATGTTGACCAGCAAGGATACTATCACAGTACCCCTGCCACTGTGACTGTTGTCGCCAGTCAGGCTAGTGTTAATGCGCAGGATAGTACGGTTGTTGCCGGTCCAAACGTGCAATGGTCAGCAAAAGATAACTTCTTGACAGCCACGGACGACACAGGCCAGCAGGTTGATTTTTCCCAAGTTCAAACGACAGGCAATGTCGACGCTCAGACGCCAGGAGTTTATCCAATTACTTATACTTACACCGATAGTCAAGGAAATTCCTATGCGAAAACAATTAATGTAACGGTTGTTTCTAGTAAAAATGGTGTAGTCACCAAGGATAGTACTTTGGTTGCTGGACCAAATACGCAATAG
- a CDS encoding immunoglobulin-like domain-containing protein codes for MAGPQNQWYKQENLQSATDEYGHPININQITVTGTVNPNQVGTYPLTYSYTDGRGNTYTKTTEVDVVPSQATIVTKDETIIAGPQSHWSTQDTLTKATDENGQPISAIQVSVAGQVQPSTVGTYTITYSYTDGQGNVVTQPATVTVVASQAKIQSQDSTLVAGPKTKWSPEDNFVATQDENGQSISYGNHIGVHGGVNTGKPNIYSVTYSYHDSAGNIVSSTANVTVIASQGEITAKNSTVVAGPNTKWTPGDNFTGATDENGQPVDLSKVTVSGNVDTQTPGSYPVTYTYTDGSGNVFTQTVTITVAANVAPASNANQDSSTGMTTNSASQLVNQDLRRNLIGGTSNQGYEAGSQVNATSQTTSVLPQTGRHQAKSTSQKALEIGLISATFGLILLMKRNKKNGID; via the coding sequence GTGGCGGGTCCTCAAAACCAGTGGTACAAGCAAGAAAATTTGCAAAGCGCTACCGATGAATATGGTCATCCAATTAATATTAATCAGATAACCGTGACTGGAACGGTAAACCCTAATCAGGTGGGGACGTACCCACTGACCTACTCTTATACTGATGGTCGTGGTAATACTTATACCAAGACCACGGAGGTTGATGTTGTTCCTAGTCAAGCAACAATTGTCACCAAAGATGAAACGATTATTGCTGGGCCACAGAGCCACTGGTCAACGCAGGACACTTTGACCAAGGCAACGGATGAAAACGGCCAGCCAATCAGTGCTATTCAGGTTTCAGTGGCTGGTCAGGTTCAACCGTCGACGGTCGGTACCTATACGATTACGTATTCCTATACGGACGGGCAAGGAAATGTTGTTACCCAACCGGCAACTGTAACAGTTGTTGCTAGCCAAGCTAAAATTCAGTCACAGGACAGCACATTGGTTGCTGGACCAAAGACCAAGTGGAGTCCGGAGGATAACTTCGTCGCTACTCAGGATGAAAATGGACAATCGATTAGCTATGGTAACCATATCGGCGTTCATGGTGGTGTTAATACTGGAAAACCAAACATCTATTCGGTAACCTATAGTTATCACGATTCAGCCGGCAACATTGTCTCGAGTACAGCGAACGTGACGGTCATTGCTAGCCAAGGCGAGATAACAGCCAAGAATAGTACAGTGGTTGCTGGACCAAATACCAAGTGGACGCCAGGAGATAACTTCACAGGTGCCACTGATGAAAATGGCCAACCAGTGGACTTGAGTAAGGTCACGGTTAGCGGCAATGTTGATACGCAGACACCGGGATCATATCCAGTCACTTATACCTATACGGATGGCAGTGGAAATGTCTTTACCCAGACAGTCACGATTACAGTGGCTGCTAATGTTGCCCCTGCTTCAAATGCTAACCAGGATTCAAGCACTGGAATGACGACAAATAGTGCCAGTCAGTTAGTGAATCAAGATTTGAGACGAAACTTGATTGGTGGAACATCAAACCAGGGCTACGAAGCTGGTAGTCAGGTAAATGCCACATCGCAAACGACTAGCGTATTACCACAAACAGGTCGTCATCAAGCAAAGTCAACAAGCCAAAAAGCACTCGAAATTGGCTTGATTTCAGCTACCTTTGGACTGATTTTATTGATGAAGCGCAACAAGAAAAACGGAATTGACTGA
- a CDS encoding phosphate/phosphite/phosphonate ABC transporter substrate-binding protein, with protein sequence MQNSATKKIIAAIAVLVVVIGGFFAFTGSKHSDSSTDSSSSSKKMSLKELNIQFVPSSQADTILAKAKPLETLLSKQLGIPVHVSISTDYNTVIEAMGSKKVDMGFLPPDGYVIVHKQYGAKVILQSTRLGMKDDNTGATTDKLVNSYKSMVLVKADSPIKSINDLKGKKIAVQGATSSAGYIYPTVELYKKGVNVVKDSTLVQVKGHDQGVMSVLNGDTDAAFIFDDARNVVKKDQPDVFKNTRVLYYTKGIPNDTITLRKDISSSDSDKIKAAIIAVLKTDEGKKVFNDVYSWAGVTDSKDSNFDDIRSYDQTMNKIK encoded by the coding sequence ATGCAGAATAGCGCTACGAAGAAGATCATTGCAGCAATTGCTGTCTTAGTGGTCGTCATTGGAGGATTCTTTGCCTTTACGGGTTCAAAGCATTCGGATTCATCGACTGACTCATCAAGCAGTAGCAAAAAGATGTCTTTGAAGGAATTAAACATTCAGTTTGTTCCTTCATCACAGGCGGATACCATTTTGGCTAAGGCTAAGCCATTGGAAACCTTGCTTAGCAAGCAGTTGGGTATTCCGGTTCACGTTTCAATCTCGACGGATTACAACACCGTGATTGAAGCAATGGGTTCAAAGAAGGTGGACATGGGCTTCTTGCCACCTGATGGTTATGTTATAGTTCACAAGCAGTATGGTGCAAAAGTTATCTTGCAATCAACACGCTTGGGCATGAAGGATGACAACACTGGTGCAACAACTGATAAGTTAGTTAATAGTTACAAGTCAATGGTTCTGGTTAAGGCAGATTCACCAATCAAGTCAATCAATGATTTGAAGGGGAAGAAGATTGCTGTCCAGGGTGCTACCTCATCAGCTGGGTACATTTACCCAACAGTTGAGCTTTATAAGAAGGGTGTTAACGTTGTCAAAGATTCAACACTTGTTCAAGTCAAGGGACATGATCAAGGTGTAATGTCTGTATTGAACGGGGACACTGACGCTGCCTTTATCTTCGATGACGCACGAAATGTGGTCAAGAAGGATCAGCCAGACGTCTTTAAGAACACACGTGTTCTTTACTACACAAAGGGTATTCCAAACGATACCATTACTTTGCGTAAGGATATTTCAAGCTCTGATTCAGACAAGATTAAGGCTGCGATTATTGCGGTTTTAAAGACGGACGAAGGAAAGAAAGTCTTTAACGATGTTTATTCATGGGCCGGTGTGACCGACTCAAAGGATTCAAACTTTGATGACATCCGCAGTTATGATCAGACGATGAACAAAATTAAGTAA
- the phnC gene encoding phosphonate ABC transporter ATP-binding protein has protein sequence MSKKGTIKVEGVSKVYPNGVVGLDNINLDIEASEFVVIVGLSGAGKSTLLRAINRLHDVTDGHILIDGEEITKAAGKELRTLRRNIAMIFQNYNLVKRSTVARNVLSGRVGYYRTWQSTLGLFTREDQDRAVKSLKRVNLLDKYYMKARDLSGGQQQRVGIARALMQEPAVFLADEPVSGLDPKTTKVVMDDLKRLNEEDGLTIVANLHSMELAMDYATRIVGLKAGKLVYDKPIAEVQASDFQKIYAEVGDR, from the coding sequence ATGTCAAAAAAGGGCACGATTAAAGTAGAAGGCGTTTCCAAGGTGTACCCTAATGGAGTTGTTGGCCTAGATAATATTAATCTTGATATTGAAGCGAGCGAGTTTGTGGTCATTGTTGGTCTGTCAGGAGCCGGCAAATCAACGCTATTACGGGCGATCAATCGCTTACATGACGTGACAGATGGCCATATCTTGATTGATGGTGAAGAAATTACTAAGGCAGCCGGTAAAGAATTGCGGACTCTAAGGCGCAATATTGCCATGATTTTTCAAAACTATAACTTAGTCAAGCGGTCAACGGTTGCTCGCAATGTCCTTTCTGGACGGGTTGGTTACTATCGAACTTGGCAATCGACTTTGGGGCTCTTTACTAGGGAAGACCAGGATCGAGCCGTCAAAAGTTTAAAACGAGTTAACTTGCTCGATAAGTATTATATGAAGGCACGTGACTTATCTGGTGGCCAGCAGCAGCGAGTGGGCATTGCGCGTGCTTTGATGCAGGAACCGGCTGTATTCTTAGCTGATGAACCAGTATCTGGTTTGGATCCTAAGACCACAAAAGTCGTGATGGATGACTTGAAGCGGTTAAACGAAGAGGATGGTTTGACGATTGTGGCTAACTTGCACTCGATGGAGTTAGCCATGGATTATGCCACTCGGATTGTTGGTTTAAAGGCTGGAAAATTAGTCTATGATAAGCCAATCGCCGAAGTTCAGGCTTCTGATTTTCAAAAGATTTATGCAGAAGTGGGTGACCGATGA
- the phnE gene encoding phosphonate ABC transporter, permease protein PhnE yields MMENLPKRSFAKEWHLVGFSLFILFILLTLLSGMMTGAGQNFSWDQFFDLWVKMSNPDWSYLPAILSPIAQTIQMALVGTLIGGVAAIPVSLLAAGNIVKNPYVRGLVRFLMNLTRSLPEMLLAALFVAVVGIGAFSGVCALAVFSFGMVFKLLYEAIETIDEGPLDAMKAAGANSVQIIVFAVVPQVFNQFLSFFLYTLEINVRASTVLGYLGAGGIGLYLNTTLEMFRYDRTAVVILSILVVVVIVDTISNQLREALA; encoded by the coding sequence ATGATGGAGAACTTACCAAAACGCAGTTTTGCAAAGGAATGGCACCTTGTTGGTTTTAGTTTGTTCATCCTTTTTATCCTGTTGACCTTGCTATCGGGGATGATGACGGGGGCAGGACAAAATTTTTCCTGGGATCAGTTCTTTGATTTGTGGGTCAAGATGTCGAACCCGGATTGGTCTTACTTGCCGGCCATTTTATCACCGATTGCGCAAACGATTCAGATGGCGCTAGTTGGAACCTTGATTGGTGGTGTGGCTGCCATTCCAGTCTCACTATTAGCAGCAGGTAATATTGTTAAAAATCCCTATGTTCGTGGTCTGGTACGTTTTTTGATGAATCTGACCCGGTCACTGCCAGAAATGCTGTTAGCCGCCTTGTTTGTTGCGGTTGTTGGTATTGGGGCTTTTTCCGGGGTCTGTGCTTTAGCGGTCTTCTCTTTTGGAATGGTCTTTAAGCTATTATACGAAGCAATTGAAACAATCGATGAAGGACCACTGGATGCAATGAAGGCGGCCGGTGCCAATAGTGTTCAAATCATTGTCTTTGCAGTTGTTCCACAGGTCTTTAATCAGTTTTTGAGTTTCTTCCTCTATACGCTTGAAATTAATGTTCGCGCCTCAACGGTTCTGGGGTATTTGGGTGCCGGGGGAATTGGACTTTATTTGAATACTACCTTGGAGATGTTCCGTTATGATCGGACTGCTGTGGTGATTTTATCGATTTTAGTGGTGGTGGTCATTGTTGACACCATTTCAAATCAGTTGCGGGAGGCGTTGGCTTAA
- the phnE gene encoding phosphonate ABC transporter, permease protein PhnE, with translation MIEKRSSWQKIQPWVIGALVIAIFAWGFSGVPINGIKSTAGQVLGSIVNGIIHPDWSYVYSGDGEDLLTALLETLAIAFLGTFISAVLAVPLAFWAAKTKKNFFSAKSASGKLLLTVIRVFPELVLAIMFTKAVGPGAYAGVLALGFHSVGMMGKLFAEAIENIDRGPNEAIAAAGGSSLDGLSMATFPAVLPEFMNYTLYRFEISVRSASILGIVGAGGVGAPLIFALSTRSWPRVGIILIGIVVMVTVIDFISGQIRKRFV, from the coding sequence ATGATTGAAAAAAGAAGTAGCTGGCAAAAGATTCAACCGTGGGTGATTGGAGCCCTGGTAATCGCCATTTTTGCTTGGGGCTTTTCAGGTGTTCCAATTAATGGCATTAAAAGTACTGCCGGTCAGGTTTTAGGGTCAATTGTTAATGGAATCATTCACCCTGATTGGTCCTATGTTTATTCAGGCGACGGGGAGGATCTGCTGACAGCCTTACTCGAAACCTTGGCCATTGCCTTTTTGGGGACCTTTATTTCGGCTGTTTTGGCGGTTCCTCTGGCTTTTTGGGCTGCAAAAACGAAGAAAAATTTTTTCTCAGCCAAATCAGCTTCCGGAAAATTGTTGTTAACGGTGATTCGTGTTTTTCCAGAACTTGTGTTGGCAATTATGTTCACGAAGGCCGTTGGTCCTGGGGCCTATGCCGGGGTTTTGGCCCTTGGTTTCCATTCCGTTGGCATGATGGGGAAGCTATTTGCTGAAGCGATTGAAAATATCGACCGTGGCCCAAATGAGGCCATTGCAGCAGCTGGTGGATCTTCTTTAGATGGCTTGTCAATGGCCACCTTCCCAGCAGTTTTACCAGAGTTTATGAATTATACGCTCTACCGTTTTGAAATTTCTGTTCGATCGGCTTCTATTTTGGGAATTGTTGGTGCTGGTGGTGTTGGGGCACCATTGATTTTTGCCTTATCAACACGGTCATGGCCACGCGTGGGTATTATTTTGATTGGCATTGTGGTCATGGTGACGGTCATTGACTTTATTTCCGGCCAGATCCGGAAGCGCTTTGTATAA